The Pseudothermotoga sp. region CGGTATGGGCAGAGACGGTGCCAAAGGTGCCTTCAAGGTCAAATACTACGGTGGAAAAGTCTTAGCAGAACACGAGTCTACATGTGTAGTGTATGGCATGCCAAAAGCTGTGGTGGAGGAAGGTTACGCTGATTACGTCTTACCAGCCGATAGAATAGCGGAAAAATTGGTCGAGTTGGTTTGAAATAGACCTGCTTGCTATAATATATCAGAGATATAACAGAGGGGAGATGAGTGTGCGAAGGATTTCATGCTTTTTGTTTGTGTTCTTCTTTCTTGTCACCGCGTTCGGGGGGTTCCTGACAGTAACTTATTTCGTTCAGCAAGGTGACACACTGTACGACATCGCTCGAAAGTTCAGAGTATCTCCTTCCACGATCCTGGATTGGAACAATGTCAATCCCTTGAAATTGTCAGTTGGCCAGAAATTGATCATACCACAACCTGAAGGTATCCTGTACACAGTCAGAAGGGGTGACACTCTCTACAACATTGCCAAAGCTTTCTTCACCAGCGTTTCAGACATAAAGCAAGCGAATAACTTGACCGGCGATAACATTTCCGTCGGTCAAAAACTTTTCATCCCTACCGCCAGCATCGGTAAAGCTTTCAACATTGAAAAAGGTTACATATGGCCAACCTTCGGTGTGATATCTTCGCCTTTCGGTTGGCGCCGGCATCCTGTAACCCGGCAGATGTCCTTCCATTCCGGGATAGACATAGCAGCTCCGGAAGGTACACCCGTTTTTTCTTCCGCCCCAGGCACGGTCGTCTTCACAGGTGAAAGATCTGGATATGGTCTTTTGGTCGAAGTAAGGAGTTCTAAAGAAATATTCAGATACGCACACTTATCTAAGATCACCGTTTATGTTGGCCAAAAAGTGGATCGTGGCACACTGATCGGTAGGGTTGGTAGCACCGGGGTGAGCACAGGACCACATTTGCACTTTGAAATCGAAGTTTTGAGTAAAGAAGAAGTTGTAAATCCTCTCGCTTATTTACCTTCCACCACAAGAGTTTATGTGCTCAGGGAAGGTACAGAAGGTATGGGTGGTGAATGAACATCAACTGTGCGAAACGATCCATCTCAAAAGATCTTGCTTGAATTTTTCAGCGTTTTTTACATCTTCAAACAGCTCATGGAAAGAACCTTCGTAGACTTTGAGACACTTATCATTCACTTCGAGACTTTCGAAAAATCGCCTTGCCCCACTCGCTAAAGTCACCTTATCTTCACTGCCTACAGCAACAAAACAAGGTATTCTCACCTTGTGCGCTTCTTTCAAAGCAAGTTTGCTGTGTTTAAAAATGTCTGCAGCCAATCTGGCAGATATTTTTCTGTGAACCAACGGGTCTGACACATACTTTTGAACTGCGATGGGGTTCGTGGATAGATCGTTTGGATTTATCCCGTTGTCGAAAGTCAAATTCAATGAGAGTGCAGAAAGTATCGAAGCGATTGTCTTCAAAATGGCATTCGCATTCGCTAGTTCTAAGGCAGGCGAGGTCACTATCAATCCACTCAACTTGTTTTTTAACTGTGCATAGCGGATCGCGATGAGCCCTCCTAGGCTGTGACCCATGAGGAAACAGTTTGGATGCTTACTCACCAATTCATCGAGTATTTTGAAAATCTCCGAAAAACTTGTATGCCCACGCTTTCCTTCACTCTCCCCGTGTCCAGGCAAGTCGAACAAGGTGATACCGTAACGTGGTTGGAGCAACTCAACGAGCCACGTATACCTCTTGGAATGCTCCCCCAAACCGTGCACCAAGATTACGTGTCCATCATTTCCTTGGAACTCTTTCATCCACACGTTTCTCTTCCTCCACTAGTTCGAAATCTATTTCTCCAGTAATCTTGTCTGCTCTCAAAACCCTCACTCTGAGAGTATCGCCTATTTTGAAAATTTTTCCTGTTCTTTCACCGATCAGAATATTCTTTTTTTCGTCGTATACGTAATAATCATCCAATGTCGAAACGTGAACGAGACCAGAGATGAGTTTGTCTGGGATCTCAACGAACAATCCAAACCTCGTCACATTCGTGACCACCACTTCAAAGATTTCATCCATGTGTTTGCTTATATACTCGACCTTTTTCATTGCCAGCAGATCCCACTCCGCTTCGTCAGCGATTCTCTCTCTCCTACTGCAATGCTCAGCGACTTTCGGCAAAAGTTTTGAATAAAGCTCTATTTGCTTTTCTGTGAATTTGTTTCCCTGCTTCAAATAGAGCTTCAACAATCTGTGCACAACTAAATCGGGGTAACGTCTTATGGGTGAAGTGAAGTGAGTGTAAGCGTACGAGGCGAGTCCAAAATGACCTATGTTGGTTGGAGAATACATAGCACGCTTCATGGATCTGACCATCAACCTTTCAACACTGGAACGGAGAGGATGATCTTTCACAAGTTGGAGCACTCTTTGAAGAACACTAGAATGAACGTTCTTTGGAAATTTTATCCTCAAACCGAGCGCCTCAACATACTCTTTCAGCTGTAGTATGGTCTCTGGATCAGGTTCTTCGTGCACTCTGTACACGAACGGGAGGCCAGCGTTGTGAAAAATTTCTGCGACTGTTTCGTTCGCTTTTATCATGAATTCCTCGATCAATATTTCACCAGGCCCCCTCTTCCTCGGCACAATATCGATGACCTCGGCTTTATCATTCATCAAAACTTCCACTTCACCACCTTCTATATCCGTTATGGCACCTCTTTTTTGCCGAGCTTCTCTGAGGATCAAAGAAAGTTCATGCATCAGCTTCAACGAATCGGAAATCTCTTTTCCCAAAGCTCGCTCTACGGATTCGTCACCTTCAAGCAATTTGTTGACGATGGTGTAAGTCAATCTCTTTTTACTTCTTATCACGCTCGGTGATATGTTGAAATCGAGCACTTCCCCCTCAGTGTTTATGACCATTTCGATAGAAAAAGTGAGCCTGTCTTTCTGCTCCATCAAGCTACAGAGATTGTTCGAAAGTTTGAAAGGAAGCATCGGTACAACAACGTCCAAAAGATATACACTCGTTCCACGTCGGTAAGCTTCCTTGTCGAGAGCAGAACCTTCTTTCACATAGTGCGAAACATCGGCGATGTGAACACCCAACAGGTATCTGCCACGCGGAAGTTTTTTGATAGAGACGGCATCATCAAAATCTTTCGCATCCTCACCATCTATGGTGAAGATGACCTCATTTCTCAAATCGAGTCTACCGACAATGTCTTCCTTCCTAACATCATCTGGCAATTCTTCAAGTTCTCTCAATACCTCGTCGGGAAACCTATCGGTCAGCTCGTATTTCGCCATCACAGCCGGTATATCGGTCTTTGGATCATCCACGTTTCCAAGGACGGTTTCGATACAAGCTTCTGGATTTCTACCTTTTCTAGGCCATCTGGTTATCCTAGCTATGACACGCTGGCCAGGCCTCGCACCGTTGATGCACTCCACCGGAACGTAGAAATCGTAGTTGATTTTAGGATCATCTGGGATCACGAAGCCGAACGTTCTTCTCAAATCAAAAACACCCACGATGCGCTCCTTACCACGCTTTAGGACACGGACGATCTTCCCCATAGGTAAGTTGCGCCATTTTCCGACAATCTCTAGTAAGACCTTATCGCCGTGCATGGCGCTTGAACTAAGCTCCACAGGTATAGCTATTTCTCGCCCATCGTCAGTCGTAACGAAAGCAACACTCCCTCTCCTGGAAAACTCTATGATACCAACAGCGATGTTGCTTGACTCAGTTCGATGGTAGTAACCCTTCCCATCCCTGACCAGTTTTCCCTCCTCGAGCAGTTGTTTCACTGCATTCCGCACACTTTGTTTTTCACTTTTCGATTTCACCTTCAATGCTTTGTAGATACCTTTGAGCGTGCATTTTTGATCACTTTCAATCAACGACAAAATCGCTTCTTTGAGTTCATCCATAGACCGTGACACAAGCCTTACCCCTTTCTTTGGAAATGTACATAGCTTTGTCCGCCAGAACGATGAGCTCGTCTGGTTCAAACACTGTGTCTTCTGGATAACCTGACACACCAAAGCTCATCGTCACTCTGAATTCGAACGGATTCATCTCCACCATTCCGTAGAGTATTTTCTGACAGGCCCTCGCCGCGCTCTCCTTGTCGGTGTTAGGTAATATGATTATGAACTCTTCTCCTCCATAACGACCGATTATGTCCGTCACGCGTGTGTAGCTCTTCATCAAAGACGATATGAACTTGAGTACTTCGTCTCCGATCTTGTGTCCGTACGTATCGTTTATCTTTTTGAAATCGTCTATATCTGCCATCACGACCGAGAAATTTCCGCCGTACCTTTTGACTCTTTCGAACTCCTCGCGCAGTCTGTGCATGAAGTACCATCTGGTGTAAAGGCCCGTCAATGGGTCAGTGATACTGCGCCTGTAAAATATCGCATTCTTGAGGATATGAACCGATACTTCCTGTAAATTCAGAACGATCCTCATCAAACTCTCTCCGTACGCTTTACTGACGTACAAAGATTTGTTTGCAAGATAGATGGACAGTTTATAGTTGTATGGTAACTGTGCGATGCGATGAACTTCAAAAGGTTCGTAGGACAAAACAGGCTTTTTTGGAACTGACGATACGTTGAAACTACAAACTTCCACAACCCTTCCCGATCCATCCAGCAAAGCGAGAGAAGCTGAACTCACAGGTAACATGTTCATCATCCTGGACAAAAGAAAATCTAATATCGATTTCAACTCATCTTGCGGATCTACCACTTTGAGTGTGTCGAGCGCATACTGTGAAACTGCATAAGCATCGATGAAGTTGCTGGCGATTACTTGTAAATCCTTGATGATATTTTTAGATTCCTCTTCGCTCACTGTGGCAACCTGGATCAAACGCATGAGTTTCGTCAGTTGCGAAGACATACCTAATTTGTTTTCAAGCCAGTTGGCGGCGGAGTCAAAACCGTGTGTCCTATAAATCGTGATAGCGCGCTCTGCATAATTCAAAGCCATCAGATCTTCTTTCAAAGCTTTGTACGCCAAAGCCATACCTTCG contains the following coding sequences:
- a CDS encoding M23 family metallopeptidase, with protein sequence MSFHSGIDIAAPEGTPVFSSAPGTVVFTGERSGYGLLVEVRSSKEIFRYAHLSKITVYVGQKVDRGTLIGRVGSTGVSTGPHLHFEIEVLSKEEVVNPLAYLPSTTRVYVLREGTEGMGGE
- a CDS encoding lysophospholipase, producing MKEFQGNDGHVILVHGLGEHSKRYTWLVELLQPRYGITLFDLPGHGESEGKRGHTSFSEIFKILDELVSKHPNCFLMGHSLGGLIAIRYAQLKNKLSGLIVTSPALELANANAILKTIASILSALSLNLTFDNGINPNDLSTNPIAVQKYVSDPLVHRKISARLAADIFKHSKLALKEAHKVRIPCFVAVGSEDKVTLASGARRFFESLEVNDKCLKVYEGSFHELFEDVKNAEKFKQDLLRWIVSHS
- the rnr gene encoding ribonuclease R codes for the protein MDELKEAILSLIESDQKCTLKGIYKALKVKSKSEKQSVRNAVKQLLEEGKLVRDGKGYYHRTESSNIAVGIIEFSRRGSVAFVTTDDGREIAIPVELSSSAMHGDKVLLEIVGKWRNLPMGKIVRVLKRGKERIVGVFDLRRTFGFVIPDDPKINYDFYVPVECINGARPGQRVIARITRWPRKGRNPEACIETVLGNVDDPKTDIPAVMAKYELTDRFPDEVLRELEELPDDVRKEDIVGRLDLRNEVIFTIDGEDAKDFDDAVSIKKLPRGRYLLGVHIADVSHYVKEGSALDKEAYRRGTSVYLLDVVVPMLPFKLSNNLCSLMEQKDRLTFSIEMVINTEGEVLDFNISPSVIRSKKRLTYTIVNKLLEGDESVERALGKEISDSLKLMHELSLILREARQKRGAITDIEGGEVEVLMNDKAEVIDIVPRKRGPGEILIEEFMIKANETVAEIFHNAGLPFVYRVHEEPDPETILQLKEYVEALGLRIKFPKNVHSSVLQRVLQLVKDHPLRSSVERLMVRSMKRAMYSPTNIGHFGLASYAYTHFTSPIRRYPDLVVHRLLKLYLKQGNKFTEKQIELYSKLLPKVAEHCSRRERIADEAEWDLLAMKKVEYISKHMDEIFEVVVTNVTRFGLFVEIPDKLISGLVHVSTLDDYYVYDEKKNILIGERTGKIFKIGDTLRVRVLRADKITGEIDFELVEEEKRVDERVPRK